In Streptomyces puniciscabiei, a single genomic region encodes these proteins:
- a CDS encoding DUF4240 domain-containing protein has translation MDETEFWELIDAAREAAEGDPEEQADVLVERLLQLDPDLVLDFARHFEARYNRAYRWDLWGAAWVLLDGASDDAFDFFRCWLIGQGREVYEGALHDPDSLAELLEDFDEEIDGDGEDLGYAADEAYEQLTGTVAPDLGIAPAPAEPEGSPVDFENERALAARFPRLWDRFRE, from the coding sequence ATGGACGAGACGGAGTTCTGGGAGCTGATCGACGCCGCCCGTGAGGCCGCCGAGGGCGACCCCGAGGAGCAGGCCGACGTGCTCGTGGAGCGGCTGCTCCAGCTGGACCCCGACCTGGTCCTGGACTTCGCCCGTCACTTCGAGGCCCGCTACAACCGCGCCTACCGCTGGGACCTGTGGGGCGCGGCCTGGGTGCTGCTGGACGGGGCCAGCGACGACGCGTTCGACTTCTTCCGGTGCTGGCTGATCGGCCAGGGCCGGGAGGTCTACGAGGGCGCCCTGCACGACCCCGACTCGCTGGCGGAGCTGCTGGAGGATTTCGACGAGGAGATCGACGGCGACGGCGAGGACCTGGGCTATGCGGCGGACGAGGCCTACGAACAGCTGACCGGCACCGTCGCGCCCGACCTCGGCATCGCCCCGGCGCCCGCAGAACCGGAGGGCTCGCCGGTGGACTTCGAGAACGAGCGGGCGCTCGCCGCGCGCTTCCCCCGGCTGTGGGACCGCTTCCGGGAGTAG
- a CDS encoding helix-turn-helix transcriptional regulator: MRAARLIKMVLLLQSRPSMTAGELARELEVSERTVTRDAQALSEAGVPVYADRGRAGGYRLVGGYRTRLTGLARSEAEALFLSGVPGALREMGLEDAHSAARLKVSAALLPSLRDAPDSAARRFHLDAPAWFREPETPALLPAVAGAVWDDRRVAARYRRGEEEVERVLEPYGLVLKAGVWYLCARVADGGASRTHRTYRIDRFSAVDPLEERFTRDPGFDLRAHWSEQSERFARSILRAEVVVRLSPEGVRRLRYAVDPVAAREALSGPAEPDGAGWVTVTVPVESEEVAYAQLTALGAEAEVLGPETLRERFARDAARLAVLYGGDGDGRRRADGG, translated from the coding sequence ATGCGTGCCGCACGCCTGATCAAGATGGTTCTCCTCCTGCAGTCCCGGCCGTCCATGACCGCCGGCGAACTCGCGCGGGAGCTGGAGGTGTCGGAGCGGACGGTCACCCGGGACGCGCAGGCGCTGTCGGAGGCGGGCGTGCCGGTGTACGCGGACCGGGGGCGGGCCGGCGGGTACCGGCTGGTCGGCGGATACCGCACGCGGCTGACCGGGCTGGCCAGGAGCGAGGCGGAGGCGCTGTTCCTGAGCGGGGTGCCCGGGGCGCTCAGGGAGATGGGCCTGGAGGATGCCCACTCCGCCGCCCGGCTGAAGGTTTCCGCAGCGCTGCTGCCGTCCCTGCGCGACGCCCCGGACAGCGCGGCCCGGCGCTTCCATCTGGACGCACCGGCCTGGTTCCGGGAACCGGAGACGCCCGCGCTGCTGCCGGCGGTCGCGGGGGCGGTGTGGGACGACCGCCGCGTCGCGGCCCGGTACCGGCGGGGCGAGGAGGAAGTGGAGCGGGTCCTGGAGCCGTACGGGCTCGTGCTGAAGGCGGGGGTCTGGTACCTGTGCGCGAGGGTGGCCGACGGGGGCGCCTCGCGGACCCACCGGACCTACCGCATCGACCGGTTCAGCGCCGTGGATCCGCTGGAGGAACGCTTCACCCGTGATCCGGGCTTCGATCTGCGCGCTCACTGGTCCGAGCAGTCCGAGCGGTTCGCGCGCTCGATCCTGCGCGCCGAGGTCGTCGTACGGCTGTCGCCGGAGGGTGTGCGCAGGCTGCGGTACGCCGTCGATCCGGTGGCGGCGCGAGAGGCGCTGAGCGGGCCGGCCGAGCCGGACGGGGCCGGCTGGGTGACGGTGACGGTGCCCGTGGAGTCGGAGGAGGTCGCGTACGCGCAGCTGACGGCGCTCGGGGCGGAGGCGGAGGTGCTGGGCCCCGAGACCCTGCGGGAGCGGTTCGCGCGGGACGCCGCCCGGCTGGCCGTGCTGTACGGCGGTGACGGCGACGGACGGCGCCGTGCGGACGGCGGATAA
- the aceE gene encoding pyruvate dehydrogenase (acetyl-transferring), homodimeric type gives MTDPNAIQPSALDQLPDRDPEETAEWQASLDAVAREAGPHRAAYLMRRTLERAEAGGIALPKLLETDYVNTIPTSAEPGLPGDPEMEARITAWNRWNAAAMVTRGSKYGVGGHIATFASAAWLYETGFNHFFKGKEGDGSGDQLYIQGHASPGIYARAFLDGRLNEAHLDNFRQEAGGNGLPSYPHPRRLPWLWEFPTVSMGLGPLSAIYQARFNRYLTNRGIKDVSASHVWAFLGDGEMDEPESTAALALAAREELDNLTFVINCNLQRLDGPVRANFKIVQELEAQFRGAGWNVIKTLWGTAWDELFQLDTTGALVRRLREVPDAQIQTYQTRDAAYIRADFFGKDPALAEMAKLLSDDKILECFHLSRGGHEARKVYAAYKAAVEHKGAPTVILAQTVKGHTLGEGFASKNANHQMKKLSVDEFKAMRDLLDLPIKDSDFVDGVVPYGHPGADSPEVRYLRERRAALGGPAPARRTHALGPLPAPAEKAFASFDKGSGSQNVATTMAFVRLVKDLVRDKETGKRWVPIVPDEARTFGMESLFPSLGIYSPKGQTYEPVDRDQLMYYKEAKNGQILNEGITEAGSMADFIAASTAYATHGEAMIPFYIFYSMFGWQRTADQMWQLGDQLGRGFLVGATAGRTTLTGEGLQHADGHSPVIAATNPAALTYDPAFAYEIAVIVREGLRRMYGEAKPGEDQNVFYYLTVYNEPLPQPAKPQGLGIDEGIVKGLYRFNTAESAGLSPAANAPRIQLLGSGTAIHWALQAQQLLAEEWGVAADVWSATSWTELRRDALEADAALLRGEERVPYVRQALQGAEGPVLAVSDYMRQVPDQIAQWVDQDWSSLGADGFGLSDTREAARRHFGIDAQSIVVAALAQLARRGEVKATAVKEAREKYGL, from the coding sequence ATGACCGACCCCAACGCCATCCAGCCGAGCGCGCTCGACCAGCTCCCCGACCGCGACCCGGAGGAGACCGCCGAATGGCAGGCCTCCCTCGACGCCGTCGCCAGGGAGGCCGGGCCGCACCGCGCCGCATACCTGATGCGCCGCACGCTGGAGCGCGCCGAGGCGGGCGGCATCGCGCTGCCGAAGCTCCTCGAGACGGACTACGTCAACACCATCCCCACCTCCGCCGAGCCCGGCCTGCCCGGTGACCCGGAGATGGAGGCCCGGATCACCGCGTGGAACCGCTGGAACGCGGCCGCGATGGTGACCCGGGGCAGCAAGTACGGAGTGGGCGGCCACATCGCCACCTTCGCCTCGGCGGCCTGGCTGTACGAGACCGGCTTCAACCACTTCTTCAAGGGCAAGGAGGGCGACGGCTCCGGCGACCAGCTGTACATCCAGGGCCACGCCTCCCCCGGCATCTACGCCCGCGCCTTCCTGGACGGCCGCCTGAACGAGGCGCACCTGGACAACTTCCGCCAGGAGGCCGGCGGCAACGGCCTGCCGTCCTACCCGCACCCGCGCCGCCTGCCCTGGCTGTGGGAGTTCCCGACGGTGTCGATGGGCCTCGGCCCGCTCTCCGCCATCTACCAGGCGCGCTTCAACCGCTACCTCACCAACCGCGGCATCAAGGACGTCTCCGCCTCCCACGTCTGGGCCTTCCTGGGCGACGGCGAGATGGACGAGCCGGAGTCGACGGCGGCCCTCGCGCTCGCCGCACGTGAGGAGCTGGACAACCTCACCTTCGTCATCAACTGCAACCTGCAGCGCCTGGACGGCCCGGTCCGCGCCAACTTCAAGATCGTGCAGGAGCTGGAGGCCCAGTTCCGCGGCGCCGGCTGGAACGTCATCAAGACGCTGTGGGGCACGGCCTGGGACGAGCTGTTCCAGCTCGACACCACCGGCGCGCTCGTACGCCGGCTGCGCGAGGTACCGGACGCGCAGATCCAGACGTACCAGACCCGCGACGCCGCCTACATCCGCGCCGACTTCTTCGGCAAGGACCCGGCGCTCGCCGAGATGGCGAAGCTGCTGAGCGACGACAAGATCCTGGAGTGCTTCCACCTCTCCCGCGGTGGTCACGAGGCCCGCAAGGTCTACGCCGCGTACAAGGCCGCCGTCGAGCACAAGGGCGCGCCGACCGTGATCCTGGCCCAGACGGTCAAGGGCCACACCCTCGGCGAGGGCTTCGCGTCGAAGAACGCCAACCACCAGATGAAGAAGCTCTCGGTGGACGAGTTCAAGGCGATGCGCGACCTGCTCGACCTGCCGATCAAGGACAGCGACTTCGTCGACGGCGTGGTCCCCTACGGCCACCCGGGCGCCGACTCGCCCGAGGTCCGCTACCTCCGGGAGCGCCGCGCGGCCCTCGGCGGCCCGGCCCCGGCCCGCCGCACGCACGCGCTGGGCCCGCTGCCGGCCCCGGCCGAGAAGGCCTTCGCCTCCTTCGACAAGGGCTCCGGCTCCCAGAACGTGGCCACCACCATGGCCTTCGTCCGCCTGGTCAAGGACCTGGTCCGCGACAAGGAGACGGGCAAGCGCTGGGTGCCGATCGTCCCGGACGAGGCGCGCACCTTCGGCATGGAGAGCCTGTTCCCGTCCCTCGGTATCTACTCCCCCAAGGGCCAGACGTACGAGCCGGTCGACCGCGACCAGCTGATGTACTACAAGGAGGCCAAGAACGGCCAGATCCTCAACGAGGGGATCACCGAGGCCGGTTCGATGGCCGACTTCATCGCCGCGTCCACCGCGTACGCCACGCACGGCGAGGCGATGATCCCGTTCTACATCTTCTACTCGATGTTCGGCTGGCAGCGCACCGCCGACCAGATGTGGCAGCTCGGCGACCAGCTCGGCCGCGGCTTCCTCGTCGGCGCGACGGCGGGCCGTACGACCCTGACGGGCGAGGGCCTGCAGCACGCCGACGGCCACTCCCCGGTGATCGCGGCGACGAACCCCGCCGCCCTCACCTACGACCCCGCGTTCGCCTACGAGATCGCGGTGATCGTCCGTGAGGGTCTGCGCCGGATGTACGGCGAGGCCAAGCCGGGCGAGGACCAGAACGTCTTCTACTACCTGACGGTCTACAACGAGCCGCTGCCGCAGCCCGCCAAGCCGCAGGGCCTCGGCATCGACGAGGGCATCGTCAAGGGCCTGTACCGCTTCAACACGGCGGAGTCCGCGGGCCTGTCCCCGGCCGCCAACGCCCCGCGCATCCAGCTGCTGGGCTCCGGTACGGCGATCCACTGGGCCCTTCAGGCGCAGCAGCTGCTGGCCGAGGAGTGGGGTGTCGCGGCCGACGTCTGGTCGGCGACCTCCTGGACGGAGCTGCGCCGCGACGCGCTCGAGGCCGACGCGGCCCTGCTGCGCGGCGAGGAGCGGGTGCCGTACGTCCGCCAGGCGCTGCAGGGCGCCGAGGGCCCGGTCCTCGCGGTCTCCGACTACATGCGCCAGGTGCCGGACCAGATCGCGCAGTGGGTCGACCAGGACTGGTCCTCGCTGGGCGCCGACGGCTTCGGCCTGTCGGACACCCGTGAGGCCGCCCGCCGCCACTTCGGCATCGACGCCCAGTCGATCGTCGTCGCGGCCCTGGCCCAGCTCGCACGGCGCGGCGAGGTGAAGGCCACGGCGGTCAAGGAGGCCCGGGAGAAGTACGGGCTGTAG
- a CDS encoding GntR family transcriptional regulator — translation MTAPVVHSLREQIREHIVEGIVSGRWQPGERIVERRIATELEVSQTPVREALRELESLRLIESAPNKGVRVRNLTAADLEESYPVRAGLEAIAAELAADRLAEDCSALEPHVLALYEADRKADGTAQVRHTVGFHRELVRAAQNSVLLHTWEGLGIEVFTALSIRWLGTVQQSYAEEHEELVAAFKRRDPRIPEIVKAHVLGCAPRA, via the coding sequence ATGACCGCGCCCGTCGTCCACTCGCTGCGCGAACAGATCCGCGAGCACATCGTGGAGGGAATCGTCAGCGGGCGCTGGCAGCCGGGCGAGCGGATCGTGGAGCGCCGTATCGCCACGGAGCTGGAGGTCAGCCAGACCCCGGTCCGCGAGGCCCTGCGGGAGCTGGAGTCGCTGCGGCTGATCGAGTCAGCCCCGAACAAGGGCGTGCGCGTACGGAACCTGACCGCGGCCGACCTGGAGGAGAGCTACCCCGTCCGGGCCGGCCTGGAGGCCATCGCTGCGGAGCTGGCGGCGGACCGCCTCGCCGAGGACTGCTCGGCCCTGGAGCCGCATGTCCTGGCCCTGTACGAGGCCGACCGCAAGGCCGACGGCACCGCCCAGGTCCGGCACACCGTCGGCTTCCACCGCGAACTCGTGCGCGCCGCGCAGAACTCGGTGCTGCTGCACACCTGGGAGGGCCTCGGCATCGAGGTGTTCACGGCGCTGTCCATCCGCTGGCTGGGCACGGTCCAGCAGTCGTACGCGGAGGAGCACGAGGAACTGGTGGCCGCGTTCAAGAGGCGGGACCCCCGCATCCCGGAGATCGTGAAGGCGCACGTCCTGGGCTGCGCGCCGCGGGCTTGA
- the sucB gene encoding 2-oxoglutarate dehydrogenase, E2 component, dihydrolipoamide succinyltransferase: protein MAVSVTLPALGESVTEGTVTRWLKAEGERVEADEPLLEVSTDKVDTEIPSPVSGVLSSIKVAEDETVEVGAELAVIDDGTGAPAAAPAPAAAEAPAPAAEPAPAPVAEAPAAPAPAAAAPAAPAGGAQGTDVVLPALGESVTEGTVTRWLKSVGDSVEADEPLLEVSTDKVDTEIPAPASGVLLEIVVNEDETAEVGAKLAVIGAPGAAPAAAPAPAAPAPAAAAPAAPAPAPAAPAAPAPAPAPAPAPAAPAAAAPAQPAAPAPAPAPAPAPVTPATAPTHPTATQATDEGAYVTPLVRKLAAENGVDLATVKGTGVGGRIRKQDVIAAAEAAKAAAAAPAPAAAAPAAAAAKKAPALEVSPLRGQTVKMPRIRKVIGDNMVKALHEQAQLSSVVEVDVTRLMRLRAQAKDSFAAREGVKLSPMPFFVKAAAQALKAHPVINARINEAEGTITYFDSENIGIAVDSEKGLMTPVIKHAGDLNIAGIAKATAELAGKVRANKITPDELSGATFTISNTGSRGALFDTIIVPPGQVAILGIGATVKRPAVIETEEGTVIGVRDMTYLTLSYDHRLVDGADAARYLTAVKAILEAGEFEVELGL from the coding sequence ATGGCGGTTTCCGTAACCCTTCCGGCGCTCGGTGAGAGCGTCACCGAGGGCACTGTCACCCGCTGGCTGAAGGCCGAGGGCGAGCGCGTCGAGGCCGACGAGCCGCTGCTGGAGGTGTCGACCGACAAGGTCGACACCGAGATCCCCTCGCCCGTCTCCGGTGTCCTGTCCTCCATCAAGGTCGCCGAGGACGAGACCGTCGAGGTCGGCGCCGAGCTGGCCGTGATCGACGACGGCACCGGCGCCCCCGCGGCCGCCCCGGCCCCCGCCGCCGCCGAGGCCCCGGCTCCGGCCGCCGAGCCCGCGCCGGCCCCGGTCGCCGAGGCCCCGGCCGCCCCGGCCCCCGCCGCCGCTGCCCCAGCCGCTCCCGCCGGTGGCGCCCAGGGCACGGACGTGGTCCTGCCCGCGCTCGGTGAGTCCGTCACCGAGGGCACCGTCACCCGCTGGCTGAAGTCGGTCGGTGACTCCGTCGAGGCCGACGAGCCGCTGCTCGAGGTCTCCACGGACAAGGTCGACACCGAGATCCCGGCGCCCGCCTCCGGCGTGCTGCTGGAGATCGTGGTGAACGAGGACGAGACCGCCGAGGTCGGCGCCAAGCTCGCCGTCATCGGCGCCCCGGGTGCCGCCCCGGCCGCCGCTCCGGCTCCGGCCGCCCCGGCGCCCGCCGCCGCTGCCCCGGCCGCTCCGGCCCCGGCTCCGGCCGCCCCCGCGGCTCCGGCTCCGGCGCCCGCCCCGGCCCCGGCCCCGGCCGCCCCCGCCGCTGCCGCCCCGGCCCAGCCCGCGGCCCCGGCTCCGGCGCCCGCCCCGGCCCCGGCTCCGGTCACCCCGGCCACCGCGCCGACCCACCCGACCGCCACCCAGGCCACCGACGAGGGCGCCTACGTGACGCCGCTGGTGCGCAAGCTCGCCGCCGAGAACGGCGTCGACCTGGCCACCGTCAAGGGCACCGGCGTCGGCGGCCGGATCCGCAAGCAGGACGTCATCGCCGCCGCCGAGGCCGCGAAGGCCGCCGCCGCAGCCCCGGCTCCTGCCGCTGCCGCTCCGGCCGCCGCTGCCGCGAAGAAGGCGCCGGCCCTGGAGGTCTCCCCCCTCCGCGGCCAGACCGTCAAGATGCCGCGCATCCGCAAGGTCATCGGCGACAACATGGTCAAGGCGCTGCACGAGCAGGCCCAGCTGTCGTCGGTCGTCGAGGTCGACGTCACCCGCCTGATGCGGCTGCGCGCCCAGGCCAAGGACTCCTTCGCCGCGCGCGAGGGCGTCAAGCTCTCCCCGATGCCGTTCTTCGTCAAGGCGGCGGCCCAGGCGCTGAAGGCCCACCCGGTCATCAACGCCAGGATCAACGAGGCCGAGGGCACCATCACCTACTTCGACTCCGAGAACATCGGTATCGCGGTGGACTCCGAGAAGGGCCTGATGACCCCGGTCATCAAGCACGCCGGCGACCTCAACATCGCGGGCATCGCCAAGGCCACGGCGGAGCTGGCGGGCAAGGTCCGCGCCAACAAGATCACCCCGGACGAGCTGTCCGGCGCGACCTTCACCATCTCCAACACCGGTTCGCGCGGTGCGCTGTTCGACACGATCATCGTGCCGCCGGGCCAGGTCGCGATCCTCGGCATCGGTGCCACGGTCAAGCGTCCGGCCGTCATCGAGACCGAGGAGGGCACGGTCATCGGCGTCCGCGACATGACCTACCTGACCCTCTCCTACGACCACCGCCTGGTCGACGGCGCCGACGCGGCCCGTTACCTGACGGCGGTCAAGGCGATCCTGGAGGCGGGCGAGTTCGAGGTCGAGCTCGGTCTCTGA
- the lpdA gene encoding dihydrolipoyl dehydrogenase, whose protein sequence is MANDASTVFDLVILGGGSGGYAAALRGAQLGLDVALIEKDKVGGTCLHRGCIPTKALLHAGEIADQARESEQFGVKATFEGIDVAAVHKYKDGVISGLYKGLQGLIASRKVTYIEGEGRLSSPTSVDVNGQRIQGRHVLLATGSVPKSLPGLEIDGNRIISSDHALVLDRVPKSAIILGGGVIGVEFASAWKSFGSDVTVIEGLKHLVPVEDENSSKLLERAFRKRGIKFNLGTFFQKAEYTQDGVKVTLADGKEFEAEVLLVAVGRGPVSQGLGYEEQGVAMDRGYVLVDEYMRTNVPTISAVGDLVPTLQLAHVGFAEGILVAERLAGLKVVPIDYDGVPRVTYCHPEVASVGITEAKAKEIYGADKVVALKYNLAGNGKSKILNTSGEIKLVQVKDGAVVGVHMVGDRMGEQVGEAQLIYNWEALPAEVAQLIHAHPTQNEAMGEAHLALAGKPLHSHD, encoded by the coding sequence GTGGCGAACGACGCCAGCACCGTTTTCGACCTAGTGATCCTCGGCGGTGGTAGCGGTGGTTACGCCGCGGCCCTGCGCGGGGCGCAGCTGGGCCTGGACGTCGCCCTGATCGAGAAGGACAAGGTCGGCGGCACCTGCCTGCACCGGGGTTGCATCCCCACCAAGGCCCTGCTCCACGCGGGCGAGATCGCCGACCAGGCCCGCGAGAGCGAGCAGTTCGGCGTCAAGGCCACCTTCGAGGGCATCGACGTCGCGGCCGTCCACAAGTACAAGGACGGTGTCATCTCCGGCCTGTACAAGGGCCTGCAGGGTCTGATCGCGTCCCGCAAGGTGACGTACATCGAGGGCGAGGGCCGGCTGTCCTCCCCCACCTCCGTCGACGTGAACGGGCAGCGGATCCAGGGCCGCCACGTCCTGCTGGCGACCGGCTCCGTGCCGAAGTCGCTGCCGGGCCTGGAGATCGACGGCAACCGGATCATCTCCTCCGACCACGCCCTCGTCCTGGACCGCGTGCCGAAGTCCGCGATCATCCTGGGCGGCGGTGTCATCGGCGTCGAGTTCGCCTCGGCGTGGAAGTCCTTCGGCTCGGACGTCACGGTCATCGAGGGCCTCAAGCACCTCGTCCCGGTCGAGGACGAGAACTCTTCGAAGCTTCTTGAGCGCGCGTTCCGCAAGCGCGGCATCAAGTTCAACCTCGGCACCTTCTTCCAGAAGGCCGAGTACACCCAGGACGGCGTGAAGGTCACCCTGGCGGACGGCAAGGAGTTCGAGGCCGAGGTCCTCCTCGTCGCCGTCGGCCGCGGCCCCGTCTCGCAGGGCCTGGGCTACGAGGAGCAGGGCGTCGCCATGGACCGTGGCTACGTCCTGGTCGACGAGTACATGCGGACCAACGTCCCGACCATCTCCGCCGTCGGTGACCTCGTCCCGACGCTCCAGCTCGCGCACGTCGGCTTCGCCGAGGGCATCCTGGTGGCGGAGCGTCTGGCCGGTCTGAAGGTCGTCCCGATCGACTACGACGGTGTCCCGCGGGTGACGTACTGCCACCCGGAGGTCGCCTCCGTCGGTATCACCGAGGCCAAGGCCAAGGAGATCTACGGCGCGGACAAGGTCGTCGCTCTGAAGTACAACCTGGCGGGCAACGGCAAGAGCAAGATCCTGAACACCTCGGGCGAGATCAAGCTCGTCCAGGTCAAGGACGGTGCCGTGGTCGGCGTCCACATGGTCGGCGACCGGATGGGTGAGCAGGTCGGCGAGGCCCAGCTGATCTACAACTGGGAGGCGCTGCCGGCCGAGGTCGCCCAGCTCATCCACGCCCACCCGACGCAGAACGAGGCGATGGGCGAGGCGCACCTGGCGCTCGCCGGCAAGCCGCTGCACTCCCACGACTGA
- a CDS encoding leucyl aminopeptidase, with amino-acid sequence MTALTLSTAAAPGLRADAIVIGVAKGAGSRSGDLVVAPGAEAVDKAYDGKLAAVLETLGASGAEGELTKLPAPAGFKAPIVVAVGLGTEPDAKSEDGEGYDAEALRKAAGVAARALAGSKKAAFALPVDGPGAVGAIGEGILLGAYSFDVYKENGPQANGGKAKNGKAPLAEAALLGGKPRDAAHKGAVARAVAVCEELNRARDLINMPPNDLTPAAFAGIAQTAAKEHGIKVQVLDDKALVKGGYGGILGVGGGSAATPRLVKLSYKHPKADKHLAFVGKGITYDSGGISLKPAGHNETMKCDMSGAAAVFAAVVAAARLGLEVNVTGWLALAENMPSGSAVRPGDVLRMYSGKTVEVLNTDAEGRLVLADALWAASQENPDAIVDVATLTGAMMLALGSRTFGVMANDDAFRSAVHEAAEEVGEPAWPMPLPEHLRKGMDSQVADLANMGERMGGGLVAGLFLREFVGEGITWAHLDIAGPAFNEGGPFGYTPKGGTGSAVRTLVRLAELTAAGDLG; translated from the coding sequence GTGACTGCTCTGACTCTCAGCACCGCCGCGGCGCCCGGCCTGCGGGCCGACGCGATCGTGATCGGTGTCGCCAAGGGCGCTGGATCCAGGTCTGGGGACCTTGTCGTAGCGCCGGGCGCCGAAGCCGTGGACAAGGCGTACGACGGCAAGCTGGCGGCCGTCCTGGAGACCCTCGGCGCCTCGGGTGCCGAGGGCGAGCTGACCAAGCTGCCCGCGCCGGCCGGTTTCAAGGCCCCGATCGTCGTGGCGGTCGGCCTGGGCACGGAGCCGGACGCCAAGAGCGAGGACGGCGAGGGCTACGACGCCGAGGCGCTGCGCAAGGCCGCCGGCGTCGCCGCCCGCGCGCTCGCCGGCTCGAAGAAGGCCGCGTTCGCGCTGCCCGTCGACGGCCCGGGCGCCGTCGGGGCGATCGGCGAGGGCATCCTGCTCGGCGCGTACTCCTTCGACGTCTACAAGGAGAACGGCCCGCAGGCGAACGGTGGCAAGGCCAAGAACGGCAAGGCGCCGCTGGCCGAGGCCGCGCTGCTGGGCGGCAAGCCGCGTGACGCCGCCCACAAGGGGGCCGTCGCCCGCGCCGTCGCGGTCTGCGAGGAGCTGAACCGCGCCCGCGACCTGATCAACATGCCGCCGAACGACCTGACCCCGGCCGCCTTCGCGGGCATCGCGCAGACCGCGGCCAAGGAGCACGGCATCAAGGTGCAGGTGCTCGACGACAAGGCCCTGGTCAAGGGCGGCTACGGCGGCATCCTCGGCGTCGGCGGCGGCTCGGCGGCCACCCCGCGCCTGGTGAAGCTGTCGTACAAGCACCCGAAGGCCGACAAGCACCTGGCCTTCGTCGGCAAGGGCATCACCTACGACTCCGGCGGCATCTCGCTGAAGCCGGCCGGGCACAACGAGACGATGAAGTGCGACATGAGCGGTGCCGCCGCCGTGTTCGCCGCCGTCGTCGCCGCCGCGCGTCTCGGCCTGGAGGTCAACGTCACCGGCTGGCTGGCGCTGGCCGAGAACATGCCGTCCGGCTCCGCCGTGCGCCCGGGTGACGTGCTGCGCATGTACAGCGGCAAGACCGTGGAGGTCCTCAACACCGACGCCGAGGGCCGGCTGGTGCTCGCCGACGCGCTGTGGGCGGCCTCGCAGGAGAACCCGGACGCCATCGTGGACGTCGCGACCCTCACCGGCGCGATGATGCTGGCGCTGGGCAGCCGGACGTTCGGCGTCATGGCCAACGACGACGCCTTCCGCTCCGCGGTGCACGAGGCGGCGGAGGAGGTCGGCGAGCCGGCCTGGCCGATGCCGCTGCCGGAGCACCTGCGCAAGGGGATGGACTCGCAGGTCGCCGACCTCGCGAACATGGGCGAGCGGATGGGCGGCGGGCTGGTCGCCGGGCTCTTCCTGCGCGAGTTCGTGGGCGAGGGGATCACCTGGGCGCACCTGGACATCGCCGGTCCCGCGTTCAACGAGGGCGGGCCGTTCGGGTACACGCCGAAGGGTGGTACGGGATCGGCCGTGCGTACGCTGGTGCGGCTGGCGGAGCTGACCGCGGCGGGTGACCTGGGGTAA
- a CDS encoding RDD family protein, with protein MLKLRRALAWSIDFALVAVVAAVLAVLTFHRVTALVTDVPSLATKGGLDLVTSRGDVIGASEHLGLSLWDTVVLDVEEAFGALVVVTFLYQWACLALLGRTLGKGLLGLCVTPRLSRHALRRAAVTTVADVAVYALACVLLIEGHFGLSVLVWAIAVVLFLVNALTVVFPGRRSLADRLAGTSVMGALQRAESGPMGSAFQR; from the coding sequence GTGCTCAAGCTGCGCCGCGCCCTGGCCTGGTCCATAGACTTCGCACTGGTGGCGGTGGTGGCCGCCGTGCTGGCCGTCCTCACCTTCCACCGCGTCACCGCCCTCGTCACCGACGTGCCCTCGCTGGCCACGAAGGGCGGCCTCGACCTCGTGACCTCGCGCGGTGATGTCATCGGCGCCTCCGAACACCTCGGCCTGTCCCTGTGGGACACGGTGGTCCTGGACGTGGAGGAGGCCTTCGGCGCGCTCGTCGTCGTCACGTTCCTCTACCAGTGGGCCTGCCTCGCGCTGCTCGGCCGCACCCTCGGCAAGGGACTGCTCGGCCTGTGCGTCACCCCGCGGCTGTCCCGGCACGCCCTGCGCCGCGCCGCCGTCACCACCGTCGCCGACGTCGCGGTGTACGCGCTGGCCTGTGTGCTGCTGATCGAGGGGCACTTCGGTCTCTCGGTGCTGGTGTGGGCCATCGCGGTGGTGCTGTTCCTGGTCAACGCCCTGACGGTGGTCTTCCCCGGTCGCCGCTCCCTCGCCGACCGGCTGGCCGGCACCTCGGTCATGGGCGCGCTCCAGCGGGCGGAGTCCGGTCCGATGGGCAGCGCGTTCCAGCGGTGA